The Flaviflexus equikiangi genome contains the following window.
GGGCTGCCGCGTTGATGCGGGAGATCCACAGCTTGCGGAACTCGTTCTTACGGACCTTGCGGTCGCGGTAGTTGTACGTGAACGAGTGGGTGACCTGTTCCTTCGCCTTGCGGTAAAGGCGCGAGCGCTGGCCGCGGTAGCCGCTGGCCTGCTCGAGTACGGTACGACGCTTCTTGGCGGCGTTTACTGCGCGCTTGACACGTGCCATGATCTAGTTCTCCTTTTCAGCCTTAGCGGCCGAGCATCTTCTTAACGTTCTTGGCATCTGCCGGGCTGAGGACCTGGTCGTTCGACAGGCGGCGGGTACGGCGGGAGGGCTTGTGCTCGAGCAGGTGGCGCTTGCCAGCCCTCTCGCGCATGACCTTGCCGGAACCGGTAACGCGGAAGCGCTTCTTGGCACCAGAGTGCGTCTTCATTTTAGGCATGGGTATTTTCCTCTTTCGTCAGCCACGGGTGTCCCCGTGGTCAGGGAGTGTTAGTCGGCCTTGTCGGCCCGGCGCGCTTCGCGCTCTGCCTCGCGGCGGCGACGCTGGTCGGATTTCGCTTCGGACTTCTTCTTGAGCGGGGCGATCACCATCACCATGTTCCTGCCATCCTGGCGGGGGTGGGATTCGATGGTGCCGAGCTCGGCGAGGTCGTCGGCCATCCTCTGAAGCAGCTTGACTCCCATTTCCGGGCGGGACTGCTCGCGTCCACGGAACTGGATCATCACCTTGACTTTGTCGCCACCATTGAGGAAACGCTCTGCGTGACCCTTCTTGGTTTCGTAGTCGTGGGTGTCGATCTTGAGGCGAAGTCTGATCTCCTTGAGCTGCGTATTGACCTGGTTACGACGAGCATCGCGGGCCTTCATCGCGGCCTCATACTTGTACTTGCCGTAATCCATGAGCTTGCAGACAGGCGGCTCAGAGTTCGGTGCAACCTCGACAAGATCAAGATTGGCTTCCTGTGCAAGGCGTAGTGCGTCTTCAACGCGGACTACACCAACCTGCTCGCCGGCGGGGCCGACAAGACGTACCTTGGGCACCCGGATCCGCTCGTTGACTCTTGGTTCGTTAATAATTGCTCCTCTGTCGTCTCGACGTGTACGCGCACGGAGCAGAGGTATCACGGGACATGACTGTCCCCGCGACTCTCATAACCCGGTGCCGTAGGCACCCAGGTGGGATCTCTCCGCTTGCGTCCCGGTCCGTTGACCGGTCGGTCGCCAACCAGTCTAACAGAACACTGCACCCGCACCCCTGTGCAATGTGGCACGGAGGGGTACGGGTTTCAGTGGCGTTCGTTACGCCGTGCGTGCGGGAACGAGCTCGATCGAGTCGAGGCGATGCTGGAGCTCGTCGATGTGCGCGAGCCGCCGGCTCGCCTCAGCGAGGGCGGCAGAGACCTGCTCGCGCGGTGCAGATCCATCGACTGCGAGAACGATCGCCGTCTCGGCCTTCCGCCCGGGAGTGATCTGAAGGCCCTTCAGACCGTCGATCCCCGCAAGCGCCCTGGCAAGAATCGTGGGAAGCTCGTCATCCTTCCACGGCGGGCGCCACGTCTCCCCGGTGGCGAGTGCGTTGACGGCGGGCCGGCCGAGAAGCATGGGCCGGTCGGACCCCGGGTCGAGGACGAGCAAGCCGTCGGCCTCTGCGAGAGCGGCGATCGCGGCGTTCTGGGTGTGGACGGGAACGGGCCGGGCGCTCGGATTCCAGGCATGGAGGGCGGCGACAGAGGAGAAGATCGGCATGGCGGCACGACCATCCGGTGCTTCGACGGCCAGCATCGCGGCAGCCGTGCACGGGTCTTTCTCCATCCCGCCGTGCGCCACGACTCCGCCGCTCTCGGTCCGGCCGGGGTGTTCGTGCGCGAGCACGGGGACGAGGACGCGGACGTCCGCGATCACCGCAATGATCGCTTCGAGACGCGGAGCGAAGTCATCATGGTCGAGAGCCTCCGCCAGCCTGGGGTCGATGTCTCCCGTGTCTCCGGCGAACGGGTTGGGGCGGAGCTTATCCTGTGCGAGACTCACTGCTCCCCCGCCACCTCGATAGCCTGCGGGAGAGTGAAGGCGCCTGCGTAGAGCGCCTTGCCGACGATGGCACCCTCGACGCCTTCGCCTGTCAATGCTCGCAGGGCGGCGATGTCGGCAAGGGAGGACACTCCCCCGGAGGCGATGACCGGGGCGTCCGTGTGGGCGCACACCTCGGACAGCAGGACCGTGTTCGGCCCCTCCATCGTCCCGTCCTTGGCGACATCGGTGACGACGTAGCGCGAACATCCGGCAGCATTGAGGCGGTCGAGGACCTCGAACAGTTCCCCGCCGTCCCTCGTCCAGCCTCGAGCGGACAGGGTGTGCCCGCGCACGTCGAGCCCGACAGCGATGCGATCGCCATACTCTTTGATGACACGCTCCGTCCATGCCGGATCTTCCAGTGCGGCGGTGCCCAGGTTGACTCTCGTCGCGCCAGCATCGAGGGCTGCGGACAGGGTCTCGTCGTCGCGGATGCCGCCGGAGAGCTCGATGCGGACAGTCGATTCGGCCACGATCTCGCGGATGAGGTCACGATTATCGCCCCGGCCGAACGCCGCGTCGAGGTCGACGAGGTGGATGAAGGTCGCGCCGCCGGCGACCCAGTCCTTGGCCACATCCTTGGGATCGCCATAGCCCGTCTCGGTTCCGGCCT
Protein-coding sequences here:
- the rplT gene encoding 50S ribosomal protein L20; the protein is MARVKRAVNAAKKRRTVLEQASGYRGQRSRLYRKAKEQVTHSFTYNYRDRKVRKNEFRKLWISRINAAARAEGMTYNRFMQGLKLAEVEVDRRMLAELAVNEPAAFKALVETARAALPEDVNAPKGEAA
- the rpmI gene encoding 50S ribosomal protein L35, encoding MPKMKTHSGAKKRFRVTGSGKVMRERAGKRHLLEHKPSRRTRRLSNDQVLSPADAKNVKKMLGR
- the infC gene encoding translation initiation factor IF-3 codes for the protein MIPLLRARTRRDDRGAIINEPRVNERIRVPKVRLVGPAGEQVGVVRVEDALRLAQEANLDLVEVAPNSEPPVCKLMDYGKYKYEAAMKARDARRNQVNTQLKEIRLRLKIDTHDYETKKGHAERFLNGGDKVKVMIQFRGREQSRPEMGVKLLQRMADDLAELGTIESHPRQDGRNMVMVIAPLKKKSEAKSDQRRRREAEREARRADKAD
- a CDS encoding SseB family protein; the encoded protein is MSLAQDKLRPNPFAGDTGDIDPRLAEALDHDDFAPRLEAIIAVIADVRVLVPVLAHEHPGRTESGGVVAHGGMEKDPCTAAAMLAVEAPDGRAAMPIFSSVAALHAWNPSARPVPVHTQNAAIAALAEADGLLVLDPGSDRPMLLGRPAVNALATGETWRPPWKDDELPTILARALAGIDGLKGLQITPGRKAETAIVLAVDGSAPREQVSAALAEASRRLAHIDELQHRLDSIELVPARTA
- the priA gene encoding bifunctional 1-(5-phosphoribosyl)-5-((5-phosphoribosylamino)methylideneamino)imidazole-4-carboxamide isomerase/phosphoribosylanthranilate isomerase PriA encodes the protein MTAPLQLLPAIDVVDGRAVRLLRGEAGTETGYGDPKDVAKDWVAGGATFIHLVDLDAAFGRGDNRDLIREIVAESTVRIELSGGIRDDETLSAALDAGATRVNLGTAALEDPAWTERVIKEYGDRIAVGLDVRGHTLSARGWTRDGGELFEVLDRLNAAGCSRYVVTDVAKDGTMEGPNTVLLSEVCAHTDAPVIASGGVSSLADIAALRALTGEGVEGAIVGKALYAGAFTLPQAIEVAGEQ